In Candidatus Krumholzibacteriia bacterium, a single genomic region encodes these proteins:
- a CDS encoding class I SAM-dependent methyltransferase yields the protein MTVTTPLAEKLNLGCGAFKKPGFVNVDCDPGLQPDIVQDLDQLPYPFPSGHFRLIEADHVLEHLHEPFRVMAEMHRMLKNGGELVVRVPHFSRGFTHADHKRGFDVTFPYYFNPSFRGGYTGTEFVLERMRLRWSAQPYLKRTVVSPGLFYLSEGLGKVIDFFANLSPLAASRGWCFLVGGFEEIEFRFRKK from the coding sequence ATGACCGTGACGACACCGCTGGCAGAGAAGCTGAACCTGGGCTGCGGAGCCTTCAAGAAGCCCGGCTTCGTCAACGTGGATTGCGATCCGGGCCTGCAGCCGGACATCGTGCAGGACCTGGATCAGCTGCCGTACCCGTTCCCTTCGGGGCACTTCCGCTTGATCGAGGCCGATCATGTCCTCGAGCACCTGCACGAGCCGTTCCGAGTCATGGCGGAGATGCACCGGATGCTGAAGAATGGCGGCGAGCTCGTCGTCCGCGTTCCTCACTTCAGTCGTGGCTTCACGCACGCCGATCACAAGCGCGGCTTCGACGTCACCTTTCCCTACTACTTCAACCCTTCCTTCCGGGGCGGCTATACGGGAACGGAGTTCGTGCTGGAGCGCATGCGCCTGCGCTGGTCGGCGCAGCCGTACCTGAAGCGGACCGTTGTCTCGCCCGGGCTCTTCTATCTCTCGGAGGGGCTGGGCAAGGTCATCGACTTCTTCGCGAACCTGTCGCCCCTCGCCGCCTCGCGCGGCTGGTGCTTCCTCGTCGGCGGTTTCGAGGAGATCGAGTTCCGGTTCCGCAAGAAGTGA